In Deltaproteobacteria bacterium, the sequence GGCTTCCCTATCAAGCCCCTTACGGAGCACCTGTAACTTCTGTATTTCAAGTACCAATTTAAAATAAAACCTGATTCCCTGTCAAGGAAAATCTCCATTTAAAATTTGTTGACTATTGCCGAACCGAGTTGACATCTGGCCCTTGATAATTATATCTTATTTAGCATAAAAGGCCCTGGCTTGGATCGAGACCATGAAAGACGGTTTTAATCGTGATATTAACTACTTAAGGATGTCGATTACCGATCGCTGCAATCTGCGCTGCTTCTATTGCACCCCGGTGCAGGGCTTGCTAAAGCTGGCCCACCATGAGATTCTGCGTTATGAAGAACTGCTCCGCCTGGCCCGCGTCGGCGCTGATCTGGGTCTCAGCAAGCTTCGGGTGACCGGCGGAGAGCCTTTGGTGCGGCGGGGCGTGGCCGGGTTTATTCATGGTTTGAGCAAAATCCCGGGGGTGCGAGAAATCTGTCTGACTACTAACGGGGTGCGGCTGGTCGAGCTGGCTGAGGCGCTGTGGGATGCGGGCTTGCGGCGGCTCAATATCAGCCTGGACTCGCTTCAGCCCCAACGCTATCGCCAATTGACCGGTGGCGATTATTTCTATCAGGTCTGGGAAGGCTTGCGGCTGGCCCAGACCCTGGGGTTTGCCCCCCTCAAGCTTAATTGTGTGGTCATGCGCGGTCTCAATGATGGCGAATTGTTGGATTTCGCCCGGCTGTCGCTCGAATATCCCTATCAGATCAGATTCATTGAATATATGCCCATCGGGATTCAGAGCCACTGGCACCGCCACTATTATCTCTCCACCGAGGCGATTAAGGCTTGCCTTAGGCCGCTGGGGCAGCTTGAGGAAATCCCGGCTGAGTCCGGGGCTGGACCGGCGCAGCGCTACCGCCTCCCCGGGGCCCCGGGGGAGATCGGTTTTATCAGCCCTATCAGTCAACACTTCTGCCCGACCTGCAATCGTCTGCGGCTGACTGCGGCTGGCCGTCTGCGCCCCTGTCTGCTCTCTGATCAGGAAATTGATATCAAAACGCCTTTGCGACAGGGGGCTGCGGATGACACTCTGAAGGAACTTTTTTGCACTGCCATTCAACGCAAACCCCAACGCCACCCTCTCATTGGCCTCAAATCATTTAACTGTCAGCGACCCATGGCCAGTATCGGCGGTTAGCTTTAATTCCAGCGGGGGGGTAAAAAGCTTGAAAAGCTGGGTTAAGTCAGATAAACTTCAAAAATTATGAATGATCAGTTATTGGGTTTAGAGCAGGTCTGGGCCGATTATCCCTTCCCGTCGCCTTTTATTTTTAAGGTCATTGCCCATGCCGGGTCTGAGTCTTTGGTGACCCGCTTGATGGCCGCGGCGGCCAGTATTTTAGGGGAGATCGACGCCTCGCAGGCCTGCATCGGTGAAAGACGGAGTTCACAGGGGAAGTATCGGTCATTGACTTTACAATTGACGGTGCATTCGGTGGGGCAGATAAAGGCTCTCTACCAGTCGTTGGCCCGCCAGCCCGGCGTTTTAATGGTTATGTAATAATCTCAAACAGTTGGAAAAGTTATGAATCGGCGGGAATTCCTGAAACAGGTAGCAGCCCTGGGAGTATTGGCAGGAGCGGGCCGGATAATGACCATGCCGGCCGAACTATGGGCAATGGCTCCCAAGGAGAAGCCGGCGCCGATTTTGGCCCGTGCCACCGGCACCAACTATGCCCATCTGGTCGGGGATGCCGT encodes:
- the moaA gene encoding GTP 3',8-cyclase MoaA; its protein translation is MKDGFNRDINYLRMSITDRCNLRCFYCTPVQGLLKLAHHEILRYEELLRLARVGADLGLSKLRVTGGEPLVRRGVAGFIHGLSKIPGVREICLTTNGVRLVELAEALWDAGLRRLNISLDSLQPQRYRQLTGGDYFYQVWEGLRLAQTLGFAPLKLNCVVMRGLNDGELLDFARLSLEYPYQIRFIEYMPIGIQSHWHRHYYLSTEAIKACLRPLGQLEEIPAESGAGPAQRYRLPGAPGEIGFISPISQHFCPTCNRLRLTAAGRLRPCLLSDQEIDIKTPLRQGAADDTLKELFCTAIQRKPQRHPLIGLKSFNCQRPMASIGG
- a CDS encoding DUF493 domain-containing protein yields the protein MNDQLLGLEQVWADYPFPSPFIFKVIAHAGSESLVTRLMAAAASILGEIDASQACIGERRSSQGKYRSLTLQLTVHSVGQIKALYQSLARQPGVLMVM